The genomic region GACTTGACTTGCCCAGAGGAGGACCAGTGATTCTCACTGCATAACCCTAACCTTGCCAGCCCCACAAAAGGAAACAAGGCTGGTGGTGTATTTTCTCCTTGATGTTCAGCTTGGCTCCACTGAttcttcccagctcctctccctgtcTAGCTGCTCAGGCTGCATCGTCCAGGCTTGTCACTGTATGGAATTGTCCCTCGCTGCATTGTTTTGCTTATATTTCTTGCATGCTGTAATCTGCCACTTATTTTTCAATGACAGGCACATTTAGACCTTGACTTTATAATCTttgtctctctccctccctccctctctgcctttttttttctccctttccactGTGACTAAAACTCTCTTGACAGCAGGCCCGAATGGAGCCTGCAGGTCGGCCCTTCATGTCTGTAGCACCTCCCGTGTCCCCACAGACGAAAGTGGCGACCCCCTACACAGCATCACAGCCGTCCCCACCGCTGCCCCCCCCGCCACCACCTCCTCCGCCTCCCCCACCgccccctcccccacctccaccccccCTCCCAAGCCAGGCCACCCCATCTGCGGGCTCACCTGCCACCATGTTTGTCAAGTACAGCACCATCACCAGGCTGCAGaatgctgcccagcacagcagcccttTTTCCAaagctcctgctgcacagcaggcccccccaccacccccacccttGGGAAAGCCTCAGATACTGGTGGCCCCCAATGGGGTCATGccccctccaccacctccaccacctccccccacACCAGGCTCAGCCATGGCGCAGCTGAAGCCAGCACCTTGTGTGCCTTCTGTGCCACAGTTcacacctccaccaccaccccctaaAATCCATCAGGTTCAACCAAATGTAAGCCAGGCCACTGCCACCTCATTgccaccacctccacctcctgtgcctgcaccaccaccaccccaggcACCTCCAAAGCCTGTCATGGCAGCTCTTCCCCCACAGCCTAGTGGGAAGGCAGCATCACCAGGGGTCACACATGTAACCCACCCTGTGCCAGCTCCCTTGCCTCTGGCAATAAAGAAACAACCAAGTGTCACCTCTCCCCAGGTGTCTCCActgcccccagctcctcccGGCCCCACTCCCCCACCAACGTTCCCGAAACAGCAGAGTTTCTCTGTGAAGCCACCTCCCTCACCTCAATCTCCAGTGCCATCAGTGGTGAAACAGATAGTTAGCCAGTTCCCACCACCTCCCACTCCACCTGCCACTGAGCCCCAGCCTCTGAAACCCCTTCCACTGACTGTGGCACCACAGTCACCTCCAGCAGTAAAAGCAAAGCCCAAATGGCAGCCCACATCTGCTCCTTCACCAGATTTTCCACCTCCTCCACCAGAGAGCAGCTTAGTgtttcctcctccacctccttccccagcttcctctgCAGGTTCTCCCCCCGCTGACAAATCAGGGTCTCCAGTCAAAAAGACCAGCAAGACATCAAGTCCCGGAGGGAAGAAACCACCTCCAACACCTCAGCGAAACTCCAGCATCAAGTCCACCAGCTCCACTGAGTACCATGAGTCTAAGCGACCTTCAGTGGACCGCCTTGTCAGCAAATTTGCACACCCACCAGAGCCATCAGGGTCTCCTTCCAAGGAGTCatcacctcctgcagctcctccaaagccaggaaagctcaACCTTTCTGGAGTGAGCCTGCCTATTGTCCTTCCACAAGGAGGGATTCCAGCCAAGGCTCCAGGTGTGTCTGGGAAGGAATCTGTGGTTGAATTTCCTTCACCACCATCTGATTCAGActttccaccaccaccacctgacATAGATCTTCCTCCCCCGCCGGTTGAGATCCCGTCTGTGTTTTCAGGCAGTACCTCCCCAAAAGTTGCTGTTGTCAATCCCCAGCCTCAAGTGTGGTCAAAACCATCTGTGAAAAAAGCCCCACCACCCACACGTCCCAAGCGTAATGACAGCACTCGACTGACgcaagcagaggctgcagagccagcagggtCAGCTGGCCCTCAAGTGCCCACTTCACCCAAGTCCAGCCTTAGCGTTCAGCCGGGATTCCTGGCAGACCTCAACCGGACACTGCAGCGGAAATCCATCACCCGGCACGGCTCCCTCTCCTCCGCGCGGCTGTCCAGAACAGAGCCCACAGCCACCATGGATGACATGGCCCTGCCTCCACCtccaccagagctgctggctgaccAGCAGAAGACAAGCAGCTTTGGGGGCAGTCATATATCTGGCTATGCAACATTACGGAGGGGGCCACCCCCCACGCCTCCCAAGAGGGACCAGAACACCAAGCTGTCACGAGATTGGTAGTCAGTCCCTAGGTACTGGTGCTCTCTGTGACTTGTGGGCTGCTCCATGATGGGCCAACCTATGATCTTGTGCACTTGGAGAGAAGGTGGGGATGTGGATGATAGCCCCATCAAAAGAAGTGATCTCAAACTGTAGCTAAGGCTAAATACAAAGACATTCCCCTTTCATGACTAGGCCAAACATATTTGGGGCCTTGAGGGTGTTGGTATTTTATTGGGAAAGGTGGGTAGAGAGGCGTTATCTGTTCAATTTCTTTTACCCTCCATATGGATTGGACCAAACCCccattttcttactttttctgCATTggtggggaaaggggaggtTGGGGAGAGAGGTAATTTTTTGTAGTGTCTGTCCATGTGAGCCATGTTTGTGCATGTAGTATAAGTGTAGGTATATAATATATTGTGATATATTTTGTTGCAATTATAAGAGATAACCAGAATGTTTTTGTAGAACCGTATTTATTGTTTCAGTTGCTGTATTATCTGGAATTGGACTCTGTAACTAGTCAAATCTTAACACAAAGATGGAGATGTAGGGGGCACTTTAATGAAAGGAagtagaaaaaacaaaacaaaaacactccCACAAATCTCTTGGCAGTTTGTAGTGGGTAACTGGTGCAGAGCTGAGATGTTCTGCTAGTAACTGTGTATTGTTCCATTGAGTGAAAGGTTGGAATGCAAGATACCAAAACATTCTGGTCATAATACTACTGAAGATGAATATGGTCTGAGGAAGAAAATAGATTTTATATATAGTAGGCTGGAGTGAAATATATTTATACTATAAAGagcctccccctcccttccaaatagttttaaaatatgCATTGCTACAAATTATTTCAAAGTTATTTGTACATGCAGTAAGTAGGATTAATATATATTATTCCAATCCATTATGCATTCTAACTTTATAGTAGGTTGTTATTTGTTTCTGTGGCTCAagataatatattttttaagtcCTTCTGAAAGCTGCCAGGACACCTGCAACTGATGCTAACCCAAGAGACAGACCCACATCAGTGCATCACTTGTATGTCCCTGACTCAACAGGTAGGTTTCTGTAGAGAACTCTGTGTTCTCATACAAGCATAGGCATCATACAGTTTTGCCTTATCTGTGCCTGATAAGTGCATTATCTTTACAAAAACAAATGTCTGGAAATACTTAAAGCATCATTTATAATTCATTAGAAATTATCAGGAAACTTTTTGTGGTTTAGAAAAAGATAAGGCAGTGGTAATTTCAGGTCAAGCACAATAAgaattctctcttttctttgacCTGCCAGAGACTGCAACCAATGCATAAACTTGTTAATTACAAAGCTGCACCTTTaattttcagctgttttttaatgtttacCTGTTAATTACAAAGTCTAGCAGTCAAGAGAGaagactggggggaaaaaatcaagctcaagagaaaaatAACACTTTGCTAATAATGTAATGACTTATATGAGTAGAAAATAACAGAGTTTAGTATTGGCTGGTTTGTTTCATTGTGACCAATTGACAGTCAATCCCCAGATCAAGTACTGGAGTTCTTTCTCTTGTACCTCAGGAGCTTGGCTGTACAGATGTGCATTTGGCTGCTGTGCTAAGGCAGCACGGCTGGCCAAAGTGGTCTTGTTGTGCACATTTATTGCAGGGTACTGCTACACAACCTTTGGCAAGTAACCAAAACAGTTGGACTATACCTACCCCAACTTCCCTCACTGCCATGGGGATACTGTCAGGGCTCAGATGGCAAATGGTTTTCCCATTTGTTTAGCTGTTCTCCAAAAGCAAATTTTAAATGTGTTCCTTCCtccaaaagaacaaaacaaaggaagCAGCTTGACCTGACAGCATCATCaagtgtgtttaaaaaaaaaaaaaaaaaaaggtaaacttATCTCAAGTAATTCAGGATGATTTAAGAACTGTTGTAGCAGTGTCCCccattcacttttttttttcatgaagtgttttttttaaaaaaaaaaaaaaaatcaacccaaatAATAAATCTCTGTGAATAATTtatgaataggaaaaaaagctttcctaATAAGAGGGGGGAAATGACACATCTATAACTATAGAGTTTTAAATAAGTGGATCATGAAAAGAGGAACAATGGTGCTGTCTCTGCTGACCTGTTtcatatgatttttttaaaaagatctgcttcagcacctccGGAAGTTGTTTTAATATTTCAGACTAGTTTTTTTGAGCAATAAGAGTATATACCATTGTGTGCATTTTTAAAGCACTGCTATGGAAAGGCACTTTTTTTGTATCTTTCTAATTGTTCATAGAGTTTTGTTTCTACTATTTTTGTGCTTCTAAAGTGTCCTTAAAAGCATTTGCATGGTTGATTTTAAGCATGCTCAGTGTAGCTGGTAACTTCACAAGAAGCTTGTTAAGCTATACTGCAGTTCATGGGTGCTGTAACTTCCAACATTGGTCCTCCTGCTGCTCTATACTGTGTACAGCTCCTGGGGCTCATTCCCGCCAGTGGAGCAAAAGGTGCACAGATACAGCGGTGTCTCCTCAGCCGTTATCGATGATAGCTAACTGGACACATTCTACTCCCTGGTAAGGCACATCTGGGCTGATGCAGTGTGCTGCAAGATGAGAGCTGTCAGGgagttgtgcttttcttttcctccaggaCAGCTCCACTGGTGTCAGTTCCAgccctttttattttgttcattCTGTGCGGGTACCTCTGGGCTTCAGGCTTAGCAGAGCAATGTTTTGAATGCAATTTCTTTAGAGGCATTTGAGTTTTGTTCTCATTTTCCTGTGCCCAAGTAAATTTCCTCAATACCTCTCCATAGACAACAAATCCATGCTTACCACTTTTGGCTGCTGCACAACTTGCTGGGAGTCAGGAGTTTTACTCTTAGGTTTGCAGAGAAAAGAACGAACATCAGCAAAGGTGGCACCCTGTATTCCTCTTGCTACAACTTGCTGCCTAAGCTGGTAATGGTACAGGAATATGGTGGGTGGCTGCAGCTTGCTTCCTCTCAGGTAAGCACTGAAATTTGGTTAGAGTGTGGTTCAGAGAACCTGGTTGCCTTTTCAGCTCATGAGAGCCCCCTCATTGTAACTTGTTTTTCTAGTCTATTTACTGATGTTGTGGCAGTAAATATTTATGCCTTATGTGCAAGTAAGTTATTTTTCCCTATGTGCACTGGTCTCATAATTCTACCATTGTTTATTTACATAGAAAACAAAGGGGCCAGATCTCAGATGTAGCAAGAAGCTTCCTGCTACAAACACAGTCTGTAATCCTTTTGGCACTATTAAAATGAGCATGTGAGAGCTGAGCTTTCATACTCTGGATACAAAGGTAGCAGATGCTTTGATCCAAAAATACTCTTTAAGTACAGCTGTAGCTGCATTACATACTGAAGGCTTTGATAGTTGTTAAGGTGGGTGTCAGGGAAAGCGTCTctgctgcaggggcagctgAGAGGAGACAGCTGCATTTGTTAATCTGCTTCAGATCTGGTCATTTCTTCTCTGCCATGCAGCAGTAGCATCcacctctgtgagcagcacGGTCCCCCTCATTCAGCCAGGTTTGTCTGTGACTGCAGCACAGGTGTGGAAAGCAATTTTGGCCTTGGAGAGTTGCTTTGGAAGGGAGAACTAGGCTCTTGTATCAGCACtaatcttaaagatcatttttcaaaaaaacaacagaaaccaCAGGTCCTAAACAAACCATAGCTAAATGTCTGAGGTTGTGTTTAGTCTTTCAAGTCACGTGGTTGAGGGAGGAAGTTAGGCACAAGTCTGACAATAAAATATCCTGTTACTTTCTATGGAAGAGGAAAACTCCTGCTTTGCCCCATGCAGCAACCACCACGGCTTCCTTTGACTTGGTGTGTGACCTTAAAGCCAAAGAGCTCCTCTCCTGAACTTGCACTGCAGttttctgcagggcagcagtgacTGACTGACATGTCAGGGAAACAAAGTGAAGGTACCCAGATCACTTCGGTTTCAGGCTGATGGGAGAGGGAGCCGTTTTCTCAACAAGTGCATTTTAAGCTTTGTTGTTCTGGACTTGCACTTTTTAAAGGTTTttctaatttcttctttctatgCCCACAGGCACCCAGATACAACTCAGATTAGCTCAGAGATGAAATGTAGCCACTTTTCATCTGagttaaaattatattttccaCAGTTAAAGGAACCAAAAGTGCCATTTCAACAACAGAAGGGTGAAGAGAAATTTTCTGCTTATTACAGAAAATCCCATAGAACTAAGCTGTTCTCATTCAGTGGTACTGTTGCAGGTAAATTTGTTTCTTACTCAAAATAAGATCAAAAGTGGGTCTTACTATGAGCATTACTTAAATACAGAGTGGATGTTAAAATCAGTTGCACTCAAGGAAAGCAATATAAATCCTCACAGAAGACAGTAAGGATGCAACCAGAACATGTAAgttgatttgtttgttgtttgggttttttttcttttcttcattgttACATTACAGATATTTGTTCAAACAGTGCTCCTGTGGAGCTGAGTGGAGTCTCACATCTTTTTTGGAAGAAGGTATTTTCCCAATGTCCACTTGGGTCTCCTGGTGTTTAGCTTTGCAGTGGGGGCACAAGTGGGGCAAACTTCAAACCATAGGATTTAACACTACAGGAGTCTCTCTTAGACGTTTTTGTAATGTGCTGGTGGGTTTTAAGATTTTATTTGGAATTTGAAGAAGTTTCTCTGaagttaatttttctttctgaattctttttttctccattaaatACCCATTAAGACAGACAAAACGAGCAGAGGTTGGCACTCACTAATCCTGTGATCAGTGAGTCATAGGCATTGTCTAGTTGTGAAAAGGTTAGGACACTAAACTGCAAGTGAGATGACAGCACATGCTTATCCCTGACAATTTAAAGTTAATTGCCACTAAGGTAGGGAAAATAGTGATTTGGGCTGATGGCCGTTTGGTGCTCTGAGGCACTCAACACAGCAAGGGCTCAGCGAGCCCCTGTTCATCAGAAATGGTGTCTTTGAGGAAAGCTAGAGAAGTTGGAAgaacaggaggagcaggagctagTGCTTCTATGTACATTCTGCTGTGACAGAGATTTAGTGAGTGAAATGACTGAGATGGACTTTGAATAACAGATTTAGGAACACACACACTcttttttaaatacttaaaggTGGCTTGTCTTTTTTAGGAGGCAGAGGAATTTAACCAACTGTTCCCTACAGTGGAAAATAGTTTCCTCCCACCTTTCCTGAGATGCCAAAGATGCATTCAGAGCTAAATTCCAGGTATGCAGATGTGCTTGCAGGAGCCTGTCTTAAGGCCAAGTTGCCAGGAGCTGAAGTGCTGCTGATCTTCAGCAGCTATTTGTTGAGAGAACAGGGCCCCCACGGTTAGTGTTGAGCATCTCTTGCCTTTAACCAACACTCATCTGCAAGGAGTTGGGGGCAAAGGACAGTAGCAAATGAATCTGTGCCCAAGGCTGGTGTTGGTGCAACACTACAAAGCTTGTACTTctggaaggaaaattaaatgctttttcACAAGGCTTAATCACAGAACTTCTCAGAGAAGTTCTCCTTCTAGTGGACTGTGGTGGACAGAAGTTAACTAGAGGAGCAGTTTGGTTTATGGCTTACACTAATTGCTAGCAGCCACCGGTGATATTCTGTATAATAGTGGGGATGCAAATGTAAGAAAAGCGTCATTGCGATGATGATTTGTCTGTGCAGCAAACTTGTGCTGAGTGCTGTAAATACATTCATGTttactgctttaaaaagaaaattgcacATTTTATCTTTCAATGGGATTGCTTCCCCTCTTCTACCctttccaaaaagaaaaattaaagctcTTTTAGACTGATAGCTTCAGGTTGGGGGGAGCTTTGCCAtgttataaatatatataaataaatgtataAATATACTTTTTTAAGCATGAGAGAGGATAAAAAGAATACTACATTATAGAGTACCTGATATAGATCATTATACAATGGAATATGCACAATTCAATAAAGATGTAGTTAAATTTAATAATCTGTTTTAATCCTCTGTCTtgccattttcctttttcatcaaTTCAGAACGTACATTGTCTTCTCAGAACATCAGCGGTTGTCCTCTACAGGGATCAGGTATCTGATGACCTACAAGTTAGCCTTTAAGTGCTCTCACTAAAACtggtttttattgtttctttgaACAGCTCTTTCCCATtgggtcagagcagagctggctgtacCAGTAACATGGTGCACACCAATTACAGGTCTAAAGATGACCTAGTGTGACCACTCACCTTTTGCATCTGCCTCCTTCCATAGGTGTGCCTGTACAGCTCTACTTGCACAACAACAGTTGATTGCTGGTAAGTGTTTCTTTGGCACCTGCTCCGGGCTCTACTGTAGGGAATTCAGCTCTGTACCACTCCTCCTGGTGTATGCATGCAGGCTGGCCCTGCATCAGTCGTATTTTGTAGTAGAGACTCGAGAGCATTACATTAGTGGTTATTACAGGAAAGGAGTAATACAGAGGTGGATGGAGGCTAATGATCATACCTTTGCTGTGGGaagtgctgtgctcagagctCCTCTGGCACGTGGCTACTGCAGGCACAAGCAACTGTCCCTGCCATCACGGTGTTGAAAAGTCTGTAACCAAAGACAAGGAATGTGACgcagcagtggcacagaacACGAGgtgtgctttcttctttttattcagGGCTCGTAACAAGAAGGTTTAGTACACAGCAACAGTTAATTCCaagtacaattaaaaaaatttaaaaattgggGTTTGCACTCACTGGAAGGTGGTTTAAATGGCACAAAAAATATTACTGGTGGCATACAGCTCCCCAGAGTCTTGTGGGCTCAGTCATTTACAGTGGGCTTTGCACTCATCCACTGCATCAGCAGTGCCTAAAGCAAAAGCACAGCGTGCTTCTCTGACTGCAAACCAAAGTGGGGGGTGGGTAGGGGTAtctgctttcagagaaaaagTGCATGGACAAAATCCATGTTAGACACTGACAGGTCCAGAGAATTCATAGAAACTACTTGTCCATGCAAGTTGCAAAAGACGCTTTTTCAAATGTGAAAAGAAGCACTTGTTCTTTACAAAAAAATCTCAGGCATGTCAGCACTTTACCAAGGCGCTGTAATGTAAATGAATTTGTACACAGCTCTTCCTCATTAGTCAACAATGGTAGGATTCTTCTGAGGTTTTATGAGAAACAGGAACAAACGCACTGCACCACAGCAGTGTTCAGCAGGGTGTAGGCTTACCTCTGGCCAACAGGCTGCTGCTCACTTTACTATTTTGTAATAAGCCTTGTAATAAGCAAAGGTGCTAATAAAATTTTTTGGAgtactaaaaaaaacaaacttgcaGGGGCAGGAGATTACACAAAACACAACTGTGGTTTTTGGAGTGAAATCAGCAGAACACCATGGTCTCCACTTTATTCTTTGTAACAGTGGGCaaaccttggctgcatcaagTTTTCAGCAACCCTTCCCATGGACATACAGTGAGGTATTAGTATTCTTGCAGTTTCAAAATCAAAAGTACATCAGTAGGACTGTTTACTACACACTTACTTCAGCTATGGTGGGGAGGGGAACCCAACcacaacccacaacaaaacaaccaaccaaccacacacCATTCCCTTTATGCACTATTCTGACCCTTGTGTCAGAATAAACCCACTTTACCCAGAAAATGTGGCTGTGCTCCATACTGAGAGATGTCAAAGGGCAGGAACTGTGAACATTATCTGTAAGCACAGGAAGCTCTAGTAACCTAGAGGTTAGGATTGTAAATACTTGCCTTTCTGCTACTGTTATCAAGACAGGAACTGAAGTCCCTGCATAGGGTTTGTCCCAAAGCTGCAGCCCTCAGTCTGTGACTATGTTCTTAATGCAAATACTGCTTCCACGAGGAACCACTACACCCCTGGTTTTTCCAACAGCATCCTTTAGCAGCTTCCAACAACTTGCCCTGCAGAGAACAGAGATACCCCCTGTTGTACAAGATGCCCTGTCCCACTTCTGGAAGGAGAAGCATTGTAAATGCTCCCAGTTTACCAACAGGGACAAAGTCCCTTCCTGTCCAGGAAGGAAAACGTGgaagtgctgcttctgccttctgcttgAAGCTCAGAGACAGAACTAGAGAGAGCTCATTTCCAGCAGGGGCATATCTGCAACACTTGCTAGGAAGTAGTAAGAGTTCTGGGAAGAGCCCCCCATTAAGTTAGTATCAAGCACAGGTGGGAgacaccacagcacagcagattgGTGTACATACCTGCTCCAATGATGTGCACATGCACACCAGGCAAGCAGCCTATGCTCTGCCAGGAAAGGAGCATCAGTCCTACTGCGgccttgctttcttttcaggaTCAGCTGAAACACCCTGAAGAAACATGCCAATTTTCAGAAGTTGCCTCACTGCCAAGGTCAATTTTGGCTGtcagcagcaaagaaagaaaatgcccAGAAGCTGTGAAAGAGAACAAACTGCTCTAGCAAGAACTAGCTTGGTCTAAGCCTTCTTGGCACCCAGCCAGCAGAAGACCACTGGGactgtggggagctggggttcatagcagcagcagccgccAGCCCTTTCTGGAACATCCAGCTCAATTAACCACAAGGACAAACTGCGTCCCAGGAATGTAGTGTGTGTTACCAGGAGTCTGACTAAGTGCTGCCATCTAACCCAGGGCCAtgcagag from Indicator indicator isolate 239-I01 chromosome 5, UM_Iind_1.1, whole genome shotgun sequence harbors:
- the RAPH1 gene encoding ras-associated and pleckstrin homology domains-containing protein 1, with the translated sequence MEQLSDEELDHGAEEDSDKEDQDLDKMFGAWLGELDKLTQSLDTDKPVAPVKRSPLRQETNLANFSYRFSMYNLNEALNQGETVDLDALMADLCSIEQELSSIGSHSANNAAVKRLATESKAQKPPASRPATKHSSMKGLSPSSGKVTQPSHANVSLDDITAQLEKASLSMDEAAQQSVAEDTKPVVTAQHRRTASAGTVSDAEVRSISNSSRSSITSAASSMDSLDIDKVTRPQELDLTSQGQPITEEEQAAKLKAEKIRVALEKIKEAQVKKLVIRVHMSDDSSKTMMVDERQTVRQVLDNLMDKSHCGYSLDWSLVETISELQMERIFEDHENLVENLLNWTRDSQNKLMFVERIEKYALFKNPQNYLLGKKETSEMADRNKEVLLEECFCGSSVTVPEIEGVLWLKEDGKKSWKKRYFLLRASGIYYVPKGKAKVSRDLVCFLQLDHVSVYYGQDYRNKYKAPTDYCLVLKHPQIQKKSQYIKYLCCDDVRTLHQWINGIRIAKYGKQLYMNYQEALKRTESAYDWTSLSSSSIKSGSSSSSLPESQSNHSNQSDSGVSDTQPAGHVRSQSIVSSMFSEAWKRGTQLEESSKARMEPAGRPFMSVAPPVSPQTKVATPYTASQPSPPLPPPPPPPPPPPPPPPPPPPPLPSQATPSAGSPATMFVKYSTITRLQNAAQHSSPFSKAPAAQQAPPPPPPLGKPQILVAPNGVMPPPPPPPPPPTPGSAMAQLKPAPCVPSVPQFTPPPPPPKIHQVQPNVSQATATSLPPPPPPVPAPPPPQAPPKPVMAALPPQPSGKAASPGVTHVTHPVPAPLPLAIKKQPSVTSPQVSPLPPAPPGPTPPPTFPKQQSFSVKPPPSPQSPVPSVVKQIVSQFPPPPTPPATEPQPLKPLPLTVAPQSPPAVKAKPKWQPTSAPSPDFPPPPPESSLVFPPPPPSPASSAGSPPADKSGSPVKKTSKTSSPGGKKPPPTPQRNSSIKSTSSTEYHESKRPSVDRLVSKFAHPPEPSGSPSKESSPPAAPPKPGKLNLSGVSLPIVLPQGGIPAKAPGVSGKESVVEFPSPPSDSDFPPPPPDIDLPPPPVEIPSVFSGSTSPKVAVVNPQPQVWSKPSVKKAPPPTRPKRNDSTRLTQAEAAEPAGSAGPQVPTSPKSSLSVQPGFLADLNRTLQRKSITRHGSLSSARLSRTEPTATMDDMALPPPPPELLADQQKTSSFGGSHISGYATLRRGPPPTPPKRDQNTKLSRDW